The sequence tcggagacgcatagtggctggaaatcgtacgtactttggactccgcaagacgctccgatcgaatagagttcgccgccgtaccaaactgactatctacaaaacgcttataagaccggtagttctctacggacacgagacctggacgatgctcgtggaggaccaacgcgcactgggagttttcgaaaggaaagtgttgcgtaccatctatggtggggtgcagatggcggacggtacgtggaggaggcgaatgaaccacgagttgcatcagctgttgggagaaccatccatcgttcacaccgcaaaaatcggaagactgcggtgggtcgggcacgtagccagaatgtcggacagtaatccggtgaaaatggttctcgacaacgatccgacgggaacaagaaggcgaggtgcacagcgggcaaggtggatcgatcaggtggaggacgacttgcggaccctccgcagactgcgtggttggcgaagtgcagccttgaaccgagctgaatggagaagtcttttatgtgcagcacaggccactccggccttagtctgatgataaataaataaaatgaaccatcattctatttaaaataatcttttcaaacagtttgcttatggaagaaagcaaactgattgggcgataactagaagcctcagctggatttttgtcccaAGCGGCTTGTGATTTTTTGTGCGTAAAAGGAAAACGGgcatcatttcatatcaattcatacgtacatttgttgtaggatattctcagttatggggttgagagatgtccgatacgatttgtgatcaattaaatctttTAAACGAAAGCTTAGGTAGAAAAATGGGAAATTTTTTTATGGCACTTGGTGCGATTTACCTGAACCCCGGCCATATGCAGAATCCTTCACCTTTACCAATATGAAGgaatatgtacattgtacattgTTGAAGAAGTGGGAGAATAGCAACGGTCCAAGATTGCTTCCCTGTGAAACACCAGACCCGTTTGTAAACCAAAACGAAGCAGAGGAGCCCGGTCAGTTTTCTATCACATAGATAAGAACTGAACCAACCGACGAGCCAAACCCGTGTTTTGCTAATATAATCATGCGGCTAACACGATCAAATGCAGCCTGCAAGTCGGTGTAAACGGCATTGATCTGCTATCCACGACCAACCATCTGCAAGCTAAGTGAAGAGAATCAAACTAGATTGGTGTTAACGCCTCGCCTTGGGAAAACCCATGTTGATTGATGCTAATGTAGTGACTCACGCAGGAGAATGTGTAGCTCGAAACGATGATTTCCATTTATTTCGGGAACGTGAATGATTGTTTCCATACAGTTGGAAAGCAAAATTGCCGCAATGACATCATGATTATGAGGATACTTACCACCCTAAAGGCAGTTCCGTGGCCCTTGGTGGAGCCTCCTCCTAAGGCATCAAAATCGGCTTTTCCATCAAAGTACAAACTATGATGAAATGGTATCGAACTTCAGCATTTTGAAAATGGAACTAAAACAACCTGTTATGTTTTTGGACCAGAGGCCATTGTCGAAATTTCCGATTGCATCAGAATCggccattttcaaaaaatctcaaACTATGGCAAGATGGGTATTAAACTTTAGAATTTTGTAAGACAAAAATAGATATGACAACCGGATATGATTTTTGGGATATTGGCCACCTGAAACATGACACAGCTATATGGATCTGCAACATCATAACCGGATGTCATAACTTCCTTTACCTTGCTAAAtgctaaaaaaaaaagttcgacgCCTGTTTCGCCATAGCTTGCAATTTGTTGTAAATAACCGATTTTGATGCCTCCGGCGGCTCTTCCAAGAGCCTTGGGGCTGTCCTCCGGGCGGCCAATATCCCCAGAATCAGATATGGATGTTATAATTCCACTTATCTTGCAAACTGCTAAAGTTCAATACCCATATTGTCACAGTTTGTGGTATTTTGAAAATGGACGATCTTGATGTCTCCAATTTTGATGATCAAGGGCCTCGAACTGTCTTCAGGGTGATATAAATTTTCGTAAAATGGTCGATTTTGATGCCTCTGGAGGCTGGGATCTGAACCCAGGGTGGCCAATATCCCCAAAATCATGACTTGAAGTCGAGATTTACAATACTTTCCTGTTAAAGTTTAATTCCCATATTGCTAATATGGAgagaaaatagtgattttgcCATTTTGAAGCGGAACCGGCCACTTCGAAGAAACCCTGATGTTGACCATTTCTGAAACAGGTGTTACCATTAGTTTTGTATCTGATATAATTCCTATATACAAATTTACCGGAAGAGAGACGAAAAAAGCGACATTTTGTTGTAGTTATATTGCCAAAAAACAAAGCTGTGGTCAATTTCATTGCATCTGACCTAGGGACCcaccggaataactccggatagAAGGGCCTCTTCACAACTTCCAACTTGTATTCTGAATTCTGGGAAATATTGAGCCCAAATTCCCAACACTAGGCACATAGCCGAACTCACTTGGAATTCGAGTTTCGAACATAATAATAAATATCACAATTTTCGTACAAAATCTTGCCATACATATACAAATCTACAAGGTTTTAATGGAAGCAATAAAAGCTTTTCACACAGATACTTCATACTGTATTAATATTACACAAAATaataagattttaatacaataatcGTGAAGAGCCGGAGGTACTTTCAAAATTCacacaaataaattaaaaaccCTTAttcggtgttggtgcctttttcgtgcattagataaaaaaccaaaaaaacttGGGTGAGATGGGGCAAAATAGGAtaggatttcccgtcgaatagAATctattgcgagtaaatcggccaAAGCTTAATTCCCAAAAGtgtgtttacaaaattttgtaccctacacacatacatacatacacacaaaaagacatcacctcaattcgtcgagtagaatcgattggtatataatagggtatccaatcatggtttgaaccaaatggcgggtttcagatgagccgccaaaataaagttgatttatttcattgaaGGGACATGTTAGAACTGCGATTTCTAGTTTGTATGGAAGCTTAGctcattatctttctaaaaacatcctgggtgcacatatttatgtttagtttcattgaaaaaacttaataattacataactttgattcgtaccatggtttgaactacactgttcatggtttgaactaaaatcgtaccatggtttgaactactgcagcagccagcagctcctaaatataatactaatcacatgcatgaaacgctAAGGAAATCTGTAGAAAaggaaatttgttttactattcatcttctcgcattcgATTAAtaactcgaaacgtgtgaaaatcgtctaaattatcaatatgaaaattgcgatttttccatattggaaatgtaaacaaaatgcttcAGCTAGGCgtatgcagcgctcctagcggacagcagcagaacatgactgcatttacaagttcaaaccatggtacgaatttagttcaaaccatgatcagtttttaccttgtataaatgttactattttaactgtttaaaactgtttctcaattgtatgatgacgtcaatcgattacagatgAAAAAAGcattcttttgatatattgatctcactcctgtgtcatTTACGCTTTATGAAATGATGCCACTGGTGGGGGGGATTTggcgcaaattcaggacgtttttaaatcgctttattttattacttaaacaatatgtacgaatgtttaaataaactttatcacttccagtatacctaaatattcaattcatactgttttaggttcatttcctgtcaatgagatggtaatttctactaatttcaaaatggttcaaaccatgattggataccctactaTAGCTCTCCGAACCTTCAATCAAAAGTTTGGATTTAGAgtaacatatagcctttacgtatacttattaTACGAGAACCGCAGAaacgtatagcctttacgtataattagtaaacgagaaaggcaaaaatacagTCTCCCGCATTTGAAcatgccaaaattttatacagattttgcaaGATTCTCTTACAGAActatattaaaatctgccatccacaGGTTAAGTGttgaataaagatttttttggtttatttacttAAGTCTTCAGTGATTTCAAGATGAATCTCTCCTGGAAATGTATGCAAAAACCGTTAGATTCATATTATCGCCTTCCAATTGAAGTTACAATAACTACATTACCTGaacatgtttttaaaataataGCATATATACAAAATATATACAAATTCTCGTAATTAACTTTGATAAACTATACCTTTGTTCTATAATGACCCAAACTtcaaatatatttaaatttgCGTAAACAATCTAGTGGTTGAAATGTAATCTACTTCTCTAAAAGAGAAGGTACGTGTCCAAGAGTATAACTAAAAGCAAGATAACCGTACACATTTTAGTTGCTGATACTTTGCGATAATACAGAAATTGCAAAACTATTCAGAAAACCAATTGAACGAAGTTCGGTAATGGCTTTTAATTCCCTTTGTACAAATGTTGCAAGCACAATCAAATGAATCAGTAATAGAAGCACATGTTATCATGAGATGAATTTAAGCTAGGCTCACTTGGTAAGTGAAAAGTTGTCAACGACATTAGACCATAAACTATAAGAATCGATTTTTGTTGCTATTGTTCTGAAAACAAGTGTacacatttaaaaaattcagaaaacaaAACTAAAGAAATATAACAAATCTCCTTtaacattttcagaattttgctACACTAATATTGGCTGCCCTTATGGTGACAGCACAAACTGAAGAATTCAATGGATACTTCTACCCGAAGCCCAGCTGCGACTTTGGGGTGCCGCAAACAGTTTATGTAACTCGAACTGCCACAAACTACCTAACCCGTACCGAAACCATCCAGGGAGGTATTCAATATGACGAGCAAACCGTCACGCAATATTCTTCGATCTACATTACGTCGTCATACGTTCAAACCGTTCCGGTGTACCAAACCGTAACTAGAACCAATACCTACACCGTCACAGCTCCTGCACAACCTCCACGGGTCCAATACAGTACAATCACTATTCCGCCAGTTGTCTCAACTTACACTTCAACCCTCATCAAAGCCACTCCTGTGTATCAGACCATTCGAGATGTCAGCACTGTAACGTTACCTGCTCAAATTCTTCCGGCACAAACCTACTACGATACAGTATCGCTTCCTGCAGTTACCAGAACATCCACCGTCATCCGCACCTCTACCGTTCCAGTTGTGCAGACAGTGCGCGATGTAGTCACTGTTGCTGCTCCTGCAGTCACACTACCGCCACAAATCGTTTACTCCACTGTACAGTTGCCTCCTCAAGTTCTATACTCTACGCAGTATATCACCACAACTCGACCGGTAGTTCAGACCATCCGGAACACTGTTACTCTGCCCGCAGTTACTCTTCCCGGACAAACCTACTACAACACTGTTACGCAACCTCCTGTAACCGTTGTTTCCACCGTCGTCAACAACGTTCCTACTCCGGTCTACCGAACCATCACCAACACCCAAACCGTTACACTCCCTGCCCCGGCACCGCAATATCAAACCATCTACTCCACAGTGACGCTCCCCGGTAGGGATCAAACTCATACTAACTACCGAACGACAACCTTGCGGGACGTTCAATACATCACACGTACGGTGACTAATACCATCCCCGGTGTGCAATACGACGCACAAACCATTTACTCCACTGTGACACTCCCGGGCGTTACGAAGACCTTCTGTGGGCCAGAAAATACTTATCTGCCCTCAGCGGATGATAATACCATTGGGAGGGGCAACAGTGGATTCGGAGGTTTCAATGGACGGTACAATCGTTTCTTCTAATTTTAATCTAATTAAATTAGAATCGTATATGTAAATAAAATACTCTCTGTCAGCTGCCAGTAAACCAGGAATACGAGAACTCGGAATTTAAATACGTAAACAGCGTGTTTAGTGATATGAAGTTTCATTCAGAATTAAGTAGTATACGAACGATTAAACGAATTTGCGCAAAAGCGGTCACTGTTGTCTTATTCGAAAGAAATGAGCCGTTTGTTCTAATCCATATTATTCACATCCACCCAGCTTGACATGCTTGTTCACCCTTCTTGTGGTTGATGATCGTCACGTGTAATTATACCTGAGTGCGACATTGAAAAACTCAAACATGCATACATGAAGTTCAGCTTCCCGCCCACGCACGCTTCTAGGCCTCAGCGGTAAATTATGTCGAAGGTAAGTATTTCGATAAGCATCAGTTTATCGCAGCAAATTTTATTCATACCCACATAGATTCAAGCGATCCATATAATTATGTAAGATCCGTATAACGTAATGCACAACTTGTATGGAGAATCTGGATTTTATGTCATTTATACGGTAAGTAAATTGATATTATACATGAAGGGAAGCATAACCAGATCACACAAACGGAGAGTGGATCACAAAATACCTTCTGAAAAATTCCAATTAACAAAACTAAATGTTTTAGGATAAAAGAGTAATTTAACAAGGATACGAACAGATTTAATGTAGTTTTTATTGATGTTTCAAACGAAAAGTTTAGTGTCTATGATAGTTTTTACTAAACTTCCATAAACAGCAACCGCAATGTGAAGTGAAtaatacgagaaaggtaaaaactcTGTTATACCAAACAAGAGCAGTGATCAGTAAAACGGCAAATAATACAGATTAGGTAGTTCTCATTCATTATTGCGCTAACACTTGACCCTCTAAATACTTTTACAGTTAGCTTCCTATTAAGATCATTTCACCAACTGGCATAAATCTAATCATGCCAAGTAAATAAATCCAATTATCTGTTGCTCCACGGGGAAGGGTGCAATATCAAGAAAGAGATAAATTCAAAAACATATAAATTTATTGAACTTTCAAATTGTTGGTCGGTTTGATCTTTTTTCAAAGCGatgatgaaaataaataaagataaactatagaggaagattttTGCTgccgtcactggcgaaacatctatTGCTGGCCACGATAGGGCGCTAAAAGTTACCGAAGAAAAAGTCAATATGTTTTGACAGTTGTGTACCGAACATGTTTGGGAAGGTGTTCAAACGGAACCCCAATCAATTGTGCAAAACATGAGCTCAATTGATTGCGGTCCCGCTTTCCGTATTGCATTTTACATTTATATggaaactagtcgacccggcagacgttgtcctgcgtagtaggcgaaaatgttgttgcccatgcgaaatttccttacgattcttaattttagttttccacgatttttgcatgaggaaatatcatataaacccgtcggaaacgataacgaacatatttgctgaaggaatgaaaaaaatccatccagtcgtTTCCGAGTTATGCgtatacgaacacagaccatttcatttttatatatatagatagtaTGAGAAAAcgttattattttcatttttactcctagcggtttttatttaaagtcaatgacgtgactcaatacgtcaGCACATAGTCTGAAAGATACCGAAATACTTTGCTGAAGAgggtacgttgctggaacgtctatGAAAAATGATacaacgcttcgaagattgattgttcaaaccatatgccaGAAATCAatatttctgccagcactaccgaacAAACGATGGTTGTAAGCGAACAAGACCCTTCTTCCATCTTGTCCACAATTTTAGTTTGAGAAATGATTCCAAATATCACCAATTTGCTTCCCAGACCTATCGGATCATTAATgctgaaataacactcagttaaattattggtccacgTAGCTCGACAGCGCTGCTGgccaaataaattattttttgcatatggtttgaacaatctaATTAGAAgagttataacttttttgtgaacgtttttttttttttttttttttcctgttcgggtgtgccactgcgaccagttattagatctattgtagcgttacccgtatccttagtgtttaagtgcatgtcgaattactccagtactattgataagcaatgcagtatcggtttcgatacagttgttgttttgttttctcaagagcaccatgacaaggtccctcTATTTAGACCacagagcaatcccattgaaggcgcgccccttatcaataggaaatcaatcctgtcttgagaaaacaaaccAGTGATACTGTTTTGGctatgcatcggagccctagccacatccttgtcttgcttctagaatatcaccagtaaaactcttaaaacccgggatttagctctgtctacaagaccatttcaagcaagagaatttgttcagcaataagaacttccgtgtgttcctctcactaccattgttcaccagttcaagaagagttagtacgtatttaaacccctaactcgatttttccagcagtcagttcagcctagggacgggtaccgaggttttttaactaattgcttgaaaagttgtttccactgcatacagtttagcctcaaaccagaggaattcgagtctttcaactgtctgcaaggtaacattaactatgttttatttctgagactgctgttggtagcggggactaaatacgatgaatccttaattaccacaacttattgcacTAGCTaggaaaatggattaagctagggctttgtttggtagatcttacaccgcaacacactacgtcaaagtgatctaccgtgttacgggatttGTGAACGTTCCAGCAATGTACATTATTCAGCAAAATTTGTCAGCATCATTTGGGTAATATGTACTTCAACGCAATGTTCCACATAGTTTACGGTGAGTTGAAACCTGAgttaaaatgcaaaaatatacattttcccatactaatttccacaTACTAATTTCCACATGAACGACTTCATCCGCGATATGCGACCACGATAACGTTCCAATCTGTTTGCAGACTGACCTATTCGGACAATGTTTTGACACAGTCCAGGATTCCAGGATATAGATTTACGCGGAaggatgcattttacgccaaaactatatttctcagaaaaaaaaaacatttttgttccaCAACGTTGATCCGAATAGTAAGTCCATCATCATGGTGCTATCAAAGAATGAGGTGGtccatcacaaaaaaaaaaatattttgcggaatactgacatgcaatgttttacaaagttgtagcacggtttattccaataaattatgtaaaaaaaagttttgccaaaaacattTCTCTTTGGAACTGTaacagtagagtagagtggggcaagagtgcgcgtggggtaagagtacgttttcgattttttgaagtaataaaaaaagataaactagcagcactgcatcagtttgacaggtattctggccaactattatcatgtgtaattgtaaacgatttgaataaacaacaagggagatatggagttagataactttttggccattttgctaaaaataattggatttccgcaactagtatttcattaccatatatacgttcaatcaggtgaacattataccatttcgataacctattgtatagagtactttatggtacagaacaccaatccggttggttttccaagaagtcaaaaccattacttgaattatttttgggattgtggggtaaaagtacgcaggaaccggtggggcaagagtacgcatatgaatcctccagttctgatgtcaaatccgtatctccggccgaaataagacttcttccaaagcgtaaagatccacaactaagaaaaaaggacagaatttgaaattatcacaagtttttaggataagttgaagtaattcggtgttagaaaggacttagcgaacaaagcactgaagtgaaataatgaaattgtattaggacttgttgtacacctaaacatagtacgaaaacacaatttcatctaaatgataatttcatttaatcaaaagaaacattcataaattacgcaacgtttagctgggaggggttgcgagatgtgtgacgattcatataatttttagaggattcatacaaatagtgtaagataggggggaggggtgatgaaatagccaaattttacgttacgtgattggtggactttctttaaggaaaatgcctttgtatacgccacgcgaaacctgatatatatttttacctctgtagtttttgtatatataaaaaacaatggtttttcgtatgaaagtgcacatttttgggacccctcccctttaagagttacgtaatctttaaaattccctaatatatgctcattaaacatcaattaaatgttattaactcttttttgtgttaatatatacttaaagcacattattggataaatgcgtactcttaccccacccgatgcgcacttttaccccaccggtggggtaagagtgcgtttatcacttgtcttgcaataagggctctactaaaacgaatcttaataatttaaatattttttccactgggtaacataaaggaagagtatatgaatcatcgacactgatttgatatgccgaagcttgcttcataagggccacatgatcgattgaaaactaagtgcgtactcttgccccactctactctataggtgtcaaaattcttgaatcttCCACAGCAGGGTGTTTTTTATTATCTTGGATTTTCAATGGAACCTCAACCATATGGGCaacaaacttcttgaaattgcctcAGCAGTTTGTTTCTGATTGCTTTAGGGGCACCAGACGTGATGACTTTATAGGTTCCCCGTAGGGTGTTAAGTGGCCATAAATACTTTCCATTTATATCCCTAGCATAATGGGTATCAATCTTATAAaatactagctgacccggcgaactttgtcttgcccaaaactgatcaatttgctgatatattttttacgtacacaatttatctaaaaaattaactggtttttcaaaatatttttttttctgatggacccaaatccATGGGCGTAGctaggatttcgagaaggggggggggtccaactttttctaaatcgtagttttgtagtaattttataaaaacacatgaatattaacacatgaaaccaaatccaaaccaaatcgaaacaataatgattaaaacaataatggatttaaaactgcgtgatttattgctcatcagatatttttaaataaagtgagaaaaatattaacgaacttagtattcagaaagaatataaaatcggctataacaattattatacaaatcctgcattcttccataagtcttGTCTTATGCATTCTTCCTTAAGTTTAAGAAacctagaaccatacatctgaatttctaaacaaatcctctctgaaataatgtttgttataaaataggcagaaaaatcagtatgcaagctttctccaggaattcttccgacaattgctcctggcattctatccgaaattctatcagggattcttttggAATACCTCCAGCAACTTATTCGGctgtgtcttcaggaattccaccataaattttaccggtaattgatccgaaaattccaccattatttactccaaggaaatcttcacgaacttctttataagttctgcagaattctctgcaataattcaaatgatttcgtgctgtttcccataatttttaagaataagaatattccgtggaaattccgcagaattgccagtaaacatttctgagaatttcacaaaaaatcgaatttcttgtgtaaattccataaaattttccgtgaattgtttcgaataatttcttgtgaacatttcaaagaatttctccaggaattccaccggaaattcatacagaaattataccgaaaatgaaatcaacaatggaattttcggaggaattcctagattaattcgcaatgaaatcctaaaagaattccggtggaaacttcaagattttcactgggagatcctccaggagtttttccgaaaattcggcattccaccggcatttccaatttctctaggatttccttcgagaaataattccggtagttctatcggcagttcctctgaaaattcttctgggaatttcggcagaattggaatttatttaggcttcttcaggaatttatatagattttccaccagaagctcctctgagaatttctttGCGAGCTCCTCTtcgaattctccgggaggtcctctgatgatgatgatggtccagctacaaaccccaacaaaggtttcagctagacgagatttgtctataagatgaattctcttgtttccgagaatgcttctggtagtttccccggggttcctttgaaaattctcccgggagtttcttcagaaattcttccagaaaattccttcgagagttcctccgggaattccaccagcaattcatccgggagtttctccggaaattcctccgggagttccaccagaagctattccaggaaattattcaggcttttttcaggaaatcatttaggctttcttcagaaattaagctggaaattcctcccgaagttcttccgatagtttctctgggagctcatccgggaggtcctctaggaattcttctaggagttcctcctgaaattcctccgggagttcttacgggagctcctccggcagttccttcgggaattcctccgggagatccaccagcagtttctacgagaatccctccgggagtttcatcggcagtttctccgggtgtttctctgaaaaggaattcccggaggaactcccagagtaatttccggaggaactcctgggggattttctataggaatttccggataaattatcagaggaattctcggaggaactgccggtggaacttctggaggaatttattgaagaacttcaggaagaatttccggaggaaatcctggaggaactctcgtaagaattttaggatgaactcccaaaggaacttccgtaagaattccaggaggaactcctggaagaattcataaaaggacctcccggaggaattcccgtaagaactcccagagaaattctccgaggaatttctggaggaatttgtagataaatgcctaaagaaatgctatataaattcctggaagaaagcctgattgaattcccgaaggaactactggtggaagttcagaggaatatccggtggaataccttagaggaagagaaaaaatatttctgaaggaacttccgaaatcccatttcccgtgaaattcctgccaaatatcatccaggaattccctgtaaagttcctggaggtattaccggagaatttcttggaaaaactcctggaagaactcccggaggaa comes from Armigeres subalbatus isolate Guangzhou_Male chromosome 2, GZ_Asu_2, whole genome shotgun sequence and encodes:
- the LOC134211151 gene encoding poly(A) polymerase is translated as MNFATLILAALMVTAQTEEFNGYFYPKPSCDFGVPQTVYVTRTATNYLTRTETIQGGIQYDEQTVTQYSSIYITSSYVQTVPVYQTVTRTNTYTVTAPAQPPRVQYSTITIPPVVSTYTSTLIKATPVYQTIRDVSTVTLPAQILPAQTYYDTVSLPAVTRTSTVIRTSTVPVVQTVRDVVTVAAPAVTLPPQIVYSTVQLPPQVLYSTQYITTTRPVVQTIRNTVTLPAVTLPGQTYYNTVTQPPVTVVSTVVNNVPTPVYRTITNTQTVTLPAPAPQYQTIYSTVTLPGRDQTHTNYRTTTLRDVQYITRTVTNTIPGVQYDAQTIYSTVTLPGVTKTFCGPENTYLPSADDNTIGRGNSGFGGFNGRYNRFF